A DNA window from Takifugu flavidus isolate HTHZ2018 chromosome 15, ASM371156v2, whole genome shotgun sequence contains the following coding sequences:
- the nfatc4 gene encoding nuclear factor of activated T-cells, cytoplasmic 4 isoform X3 produces the protein MGAAPGAGWDEGEFEFKLVFEEESQGPSPVRTSEPDNSGNPEKNEDTLLDYPDTRNLVADNHLATSHDEHLIIIPSPPPLVSQQAGMNSPPPRRAAIREFIGTYESLPARSVQVSESRVVECPSIQITTISPEDDPPSTVSRPTSPGGKKRRNTPFASPDTRRSSYSEDLHGCDLEGGDSINLTQAQPISCELSIPQKTRKTSLGQLSPREVDQEQSPGPSSPCLLSETQKTRREPPSLGMDYLSVPPALAWGRARVNTHSPLFRSNALPPLDWPLPSQFDQYELRIEVQPRPHHRAHYETEGSRGAVKATPTGHPVVKLCGFTERKPLSLQVFVGTADDRSIRPHPFYQIHRVTGKMVGTASHESVQAGTKLLDIPLTPENNMTVLIDCAGILKLRNSDIELRKGETDVGRKNTRVRLVFRVHLPLAPPVAPSGRVLALQVASLPIECSQRSAQELPVIESISLTSCSVEGGEELMLSGSNFLPVSRVLFTERGTDGKFQWEEEAHVDRDNSNECLLCVRIPTYSDLSIARPVSVNLYVSNGKRKRSSTHCFKYLPIMFKEEDPLLSSLQPSAQHLDRGTVCQLAGQRSIDRGFHMRSDPMNKDRGLGFHFSPYPSTYSPPCPTMSCPDDYISKPDVVLEEPRAILSERHPSFENLELGFTELLPPLYSRGPQAHSPSPWLDSPYLSSSPSPSHSSSFSPFPASSPISTSPLPPIPTSPYLQCSPYPQEVCSSPPSRPSPYQNISSTPYSQYDSWEMQGGAVETEYVRERAEKIQECPLEFNSSASMHHITFDEVTQLIGEDIHSYQSQMNN, from the exons ATGGGGGCCGCGCCAGGCGCGGGCTGGGATGAGGGCGAGTTCGAATTTAAGTTGGTCTTTGAAGAAGAGAGCCAGGGGCCATCGCCAGTGCGCACATCCGAACCGGACAACTCTGGAAACCCAGAGAAGAATGAGGATACCCTGCTGGACTATCCCGACACCAGGAACCTGG TTGCAGATAATCACCTAGCTACATCTCATGATGAACACTTGATCATCATCCCCAGTCCACCTCCCTTAGTCAGTCAGCAAGCTGGGATGAATTCCCCTCCACCACGACGTGCCGCCATCAGAGAGTTCATCGGGACCTATGAGAGCCTGCCGGCACGTTCTGTCCAG GTTTCAGAGTCTCGTGTGGTTGAGTGCCCAAGTATTCAGATAACTACAATCTCCCCAGAAGATGACCCACCTTCCACTGTTTCAAG GCCCACATCCCCTGGGGGTAAAAAGCGTAGGAACACACCTTTTGCCTCCCCCGACACAAGGAGAAGCAGTTATTCAGAAGACCTGCATGGCTGCGACCTCGAGGGTGGAGACTCCATCAACCTGACTCAGGCACAGCCAATCAGTTGTGAGCTCAGCATCCCACAGAAAACCAGGAAGACATCACTGGGGCAG TTGTCTCCCAGGGAGGTAGACCAGGAGCAGTCTCCAGGCCCCAGCTCACCCTGCCTGCTCTCAGAGACCCAGAAGACCAGGAGAGAGCCTCCATCACTGGGCATGGACTACCTCTCTGTACCTCCTGCCCTTGCCTGGGGCAGAGCCCGAGTCAATACCCACAGCCCTTTGTTCAG GTCTAATGCGCTGCCACCACTTGACTGGCCACTGCCTTCCCAGTTTGACCAGTATGAGCTACGTATTGAGGTGCAGCCTCGTCCTCACCATAGAGCCCACTATGAAACGGaagggagcagaggagctgtGAAGGCTACACCGACAGGACATCCTGTCGTCAAG CTATGTGGATTCACTGAGAGGAAGCCACTCTCCTTGCAGGTTTTTGTCGGAACAGCCGATGACCGATCAATCCGGCCACATCCCTTCTATCAGATACACAG GGTGACAGGAAAGATGGTGGGCACTGCCAGTCATGAGAGTGTCCAGGCAGGAACCAAACTTTTGGACATCCCCCTCACGCCCGAGAACAACATGACAGTGCT CATTGACTGTGCCGGGATTCTAAAGCTGAGGAACTCAGACATTGAGCTAAGGAAAGGAGAAACAGATGTTGGAAGGAAGAACACACGTGTCCGTTTAGTATTTCGTGTCCATCTTCCTCTTGCGCCCCCTGTCGCTCCTTCTGGGCGAGTCTTGGCTCTACAGGTTGCCTCATTGCCCATTGAATGCT CCCAGCGTTCAGCTCAGGAGCTTCCCGTTATTGAGTCCATCAGTCTTACTTCTTGCTCAGTTGAGGGAGGGGAAGAACTCATGTTGAGTGGTTCAAACTTCTTGCCAGTCTCAAGAGTCCTGTTTACAGAAAGAGGGACAG ATGGTAAATtccagtgggaggaggaggcccaTGTTGACCGCGACAACAGCAATGAG tgtttgctgtgtgtgaGGATCCCCACCTACAGCGACCTCTCCATCGCTCGCCCAGTGTCCGTTAATCTTTATGTCTCCAatgggaaaaggaaaaggagcagCACTCATTGCTTCAAGTATCTTCCCA TCATGTTTAAAGAAGAGGACCCCTTACTGTCCTCCCTTCAGCCCTCAGCCCAGCACCTGGATAGGGGGACTGTGTGTCAATTGGCTGGTCAGCGTAGCATAGACAGGGGTTTCCACATGAGAAGTGATCCCATGAATAAAGACAGAGGCCTGGGCTTCCACTTTTCTCCCTACCCTTCCACTTACTCCCCTCCCTGTCCAACTATGTCTTGCCCTGATGATTACATCTCCAAACCTGACGTGGTATTGGAGGAGCCCAGGGCAATTCTGTCAGAGCGTCACCCCAGCTTTGAAAacctggagctgggcttcactgagctcctcccccctctgtaTTCCCGTGGGCCACAGGCCCATTCCCCTTCCCCATGGCTGGACTCACCTTACTTGTCCTCTTCACCTTCACCGTCGCACTCTTCCTCTTTTAGCCCATTTCCTGCCAGTAGTCCAAtctccacctcccctctccctcccatcCCCACCTCCCCTTACCTGCAGTGCTCTCCATATCCTCAAGAGGTgtgctcctcccctccttccagACCCAGCCCTTATCAGAACATCAGCTCAACACCATACTCTCAATATGATAGCTGGGAGATGCAAGGAGGAGCAGTGGAAACTGAATATGTCAGAGAGAGGGCTGAAAAAATTCAGGAGTGCCCACTAGAGTTTAACAGCTCTGCGTCTATGCACCATATTACATTTGATGAAG
- the nfatc4 gene encoding nuclear factor of activated T-cells, cytoplasmic 4 isoform X1 codes for MGAAPGAGWDEGEFEFKLVFEEESQGPSPVRTSEPDNSGNPEKNEDTLLDYPDTRNLVADNHLATSHDEHLIIIPSPPPLVSQQAGMNSPPPRRAAIREFIGTYESLPARSVQVSESRVVECPSIQITTISPEDDPPSTVSRYWDMGDGGGGGCWDRERLYLPLLDPFTYRDRCPSSPSPSPASSPSSRGWLSPASSCDSLLVEEEDVNDATMNFMHSPSSRPTSPGGKKRRNTPFASPDTRRSSYSEDLHGCDLEGGDSINLTQAQPISCELSIPQKTRKTSLGQLSPREVDQEQSPGPSSPCLLSETQKTRREPPSLGMDYLSVPPALAWGRARVNTHSPLFRSNALPPLDWPLPSQFDQYELRIEVQPRPHHRAHYETEGSRGAVKATPTGHPVVKLCGFTERKPLSLQVFVGTADDRSIRPHPFYQIHRVTGKMVGTASHESVQAGTKLLDIPLTPENNMTVLIDCAGILKLRNSDIELRKGETDVGRKNTRVRLVFRVHLPLAPPVAPSGRVLALQVASLPIECSQRSAQELPVIESISLTSCSVEGGEELMLSGSNFLPVSRVLFTERGTDGKFQWEEEAHVDRDNSNECLLCVRIPTYSDLSIARPVSVNLYVSNGKRKRSSTHCFKYLPIMFKEEDPLLSSLQPSAQHLDRGTVCQLAGQRSIDRGFHMRSDPMNKDRGLGFHFSPYPSTYSPPCPTMSCPDDYISKPDVVLEEPRAILSERHPSFENLELGFTELLPPLYSRGPQAHSPSPWLDSPYLSSSPSPSHSSSFSPFPASSPISTSPLPPIPTSPYLQCSPYPQEVCSSPPSRPSPYQNISSTPYSQYDSWEMQGGAVETEYVRERAEKIQECPLEFNSSASMHHITFDEVTQLIGEDIHSYQSQMNN; via the exons ATGGGGGCCGCGCCAGGCGCGGGCTGGGATGAGGGCGAGTTCGAATTTAAGTTGGTCTTTGAAGAAGAGAGCCAGGGGCCATCGCCAGTGCGCACATCCGAACCGGACAACTCTGGAAACCCAGAGAAGAATGAGGATACCCTGCTGGACTATCCCGACACCAGGAACCTGG TTGCAGATAATCACCTAGCTACATCTCATGATGAACACTTGATCATCATCCCCAGTCCACCTCCCTTAGTCAGTCAGCAAGCTGGGATGAATTCCCCTCCACCACGACGTGCCGCCATCAGAGAGTTCATCGGGACCTATGAGAGCCTGCCGGCACGTTCTGTCCAG GTTTCAGAGTCTCGTGTGGTTGAGTGCCCAAGTATTCAGATAACTACAATCTCCCCAGAAGATGACCCACCTTCCACTGTTTCAAGGTACTGGGATatgggtgatggtggtggtggtggttgctGGGACAGGGAGCGTCTCTACCTTCCACTGCTGGATCCTTTTACTTACCGTGACAGATGCCCCAGCTCCCCAAGTCCTAGCCCTGCCTCCAGCCCCTCTTCCCGAGGATGGCTCAGCCCCGCTTCAAGCTGTGATTCCCtcttggtggaggaggaagacgtgAACGATGCCACAATGAACTTTATGCACTCTCCATCCTCAAGGCCCACATCCCCTGGGGGTAAAAAGCGTAGGAACACACCTTTTGCCTCCCCCGACACAAGGAGAAGCAGTTATTCAGAAGACCTGCATGGCTGCGACCTCGAGGGTGGAGACTCCATCAACCTGACTCAGGCACAGCCAATCAGTTGTGAGCTCAGCATCCCACAGAAAACCAGGAAGACATCACTGGGGCAG TTGTCTCCCAGGGAGGTAGACCAGGAGCAGTCTCCAGGCCCCAGCTCACCCTGCCTGCTCTCAGAGACCCAGAAGACCAGGAGAGAGCCTCCATCACTGGGCATGGACTACCTCTCTGTACCTCCTGCCCTTGCCTGGGGCAGAGCCCGAGTCAATACCCACAGCCCTTTGTTCAG GTCTAATGCGCTGCCACCACTTGACTGGCCACTGCCTTCCCAGTTTGACCAGTATGAGCTACGTATTGAGGTGCAGCCTCGTCCTCACCATAGAGCCCACTATGAAACGGaagggagcagaggagctgtGAAGGCTACACCGACAGGACATCCTGTCGTCAAG CTATGTGGATTCACTGAGAGGAAGCCACTCTCCTTGCAGGTTTTTGTCGGAACAGCCGATGACCGATCAATCCGGCCACATCCCTTCTATCAGATACACAG GGTGACAGGAAAGATGGTGGGCACTGCCAGTCATGAGAGTGTCCAGGCAGGAACCAAACTTTTGGACATCCCCCTCACGCCCGAGAACAACATGACAGTGCT CATTGACTGTGCCGGGATTCTAAAGCTGAGGAACTCAGACATTGAGCTAAGGAAAGGAGAAACAGATGTTGGAAGGAAGAACACACGTGTCCGTTTAGTATTTCGTGTCCATCTTCCTCTTGCGCCCCCTGTCGCTCCTTCTGGGCGAGTCTTGGCTCTACAGGTTGCCTCATTGCCCATTGAATGCT CCCAGCGTTCAGCTCAGGAGCTTCCCGTTATTGAGTCCATCAGTCTTACTTCTTGCTCAGTTGAGGGAGGGGAAGAACTCATGTTGAGTGGTTCAAACTTCTTGCCAGTCTCAAGAGTCCTGTTTACAGAAAGAGGGACAG ATGGTAAATtccagtgggaggaggaggcccaTGTTGACCGCGACAACAGCAATGAG tgtttgctgtgtgtgaGGATCCCCACCTACAGCGACCTCTCCATCGCTCGCCCAGTGTCCGTTAATCTTTATGTCTCCAatgggaaaaggaaaaggagcagCACTCATTGCTTCAAGTATCTTCCCA TCATGTTTAAAGAAGAGGACCCCTTACTGTCCTCCCTTCAGCCCTCAGCCCAGCACCTGGATAGGGGGACTGTGTGTCAATTGGCTGGTCAGCGTAGCATAGACAGGGGTTTCCACATGAGAAGTGATCCCATGAATAAAGACAGAGGCCTGGGCTTCCACTTTTCTCCCTACCCTTCCACTTACTCCCCTCCCTGTCCAACTATGTCTTGCCCTGATGATTACATCTCCAAACCTGACGTGGTATTGGAGGAGCCCAGGGCAATTCTGTCAGAGCGTCACCCCAGCTTTGAAAacctggagctgggcttcactgagctcctcccccctctgtaTTCCCGTGGGCCACAGGCCCATTCCCCTTCCCCATGGCTGGACTCACCTTACTTGTCCTCTTCACCTTCACCGTCGCACTCTTCCTCTTTTAGCCCATTTCCTGCCAGTAGTCCAAtctccacctcccctctccctcccatcCCCACCTCCCCTTACCTGCAGTGCTCTCCATATCCTCAAGAGGTgtgctcctcccctccttccagACCCAGCCCTTATCAGAACATCAGCTCAACACCATACTCTCAATATGATAGCTGGGAGATGCAAGGAGGAGCAGTGGAAACTGAATATGTCAGAGAGAGGGCTGAAAAAATTCAGGAGTGCCCACTAGAGTTTAACAGCTCTGCGTCTATGCACCATATTACATTTGATGAAG
- the nfatc4 gene encoding nuclear factor of activated T-cells, cytoplasmic 4 isoform X2: MGAAPGAGWDEGEFEFKLVFEEESQGPSPVRTSEPDNSGNPEKNEDTLLDYPDTRNLVADNHLATSHDEHLIIIPSPPPLVSQQAGMNSPPPRRAAIREFIGTYESLPARSVQVSESRVVECPSIQITTISPEDDPPSTVSRYWDMGDGGGGGCWDRERLYLPLLDPFTYRDRCPSSPSPSPASSPSSRGWLSPASSCDSLLVEEEDVNDATMNFMHSPSSRPTSPGGKKRRNTPFASPDTRRSSYSEDLHGCDLEGGDSINLTQAQPISCELSIPQKTRKTSLGQLSPREVDQEQSPGPSSPCLLSETQKTRREPPSLGMDYLSVPPALAWGRARVNTHSPLFRSNALPPLDWPLPSQFDQYELRIEVQPRPHHRAHYETEGSRGAVKATPTGHPVVKVFVGTADDRSIRPHPFYQIHRVTGKMVGTASHESVQAGTKLLDIPLTPENNMTVLIDCAGILKLRNSDIELRKGETDVGRKNTRVRLVFRVHLPLAPPVAPSGRVLALQVASLPIECSQRSAQELPVIESISLTSCSVEGGEELMLSGSNFLPVSRVLFTERGTDGKFQWEEEAHVDRDNSNECLLCVRIPTYSDLSIARPVSVNLYVSNGKRKRSSTHCFKYLPIMFKEEDPLLSSLQPSAQHLDRGTVCQLAGQRSIDRGFHMRSDPMNKDRGLGFHFSPYPSTYSPPCPTMSCPDDYISKPDVVLEEPRAILSERHPSFENLELGFTELLPPLYSRGPQAHSPSPWLDSPYLSSSPSPSHSSSFSPFPASSPISTSPLPPIPTSPYLQCSPYPQEVCSSPPSRPSPYQNISSTPYSQYDSWEMQGGAVETEYVRERAEKIQECPLEFNSSASMHHITFDEVTQLIGEDIHSYQSQMNN, encoded by the exons ATGGGGGCCGCGCCAGGCGCGGGCTGGGATGAGGGCGAGTTCGAATTTAAGTTGGTCTTTGAAGAAGAGAGCCAGGGGCCATCGCCAGTGCGCACATCCGAACCGGACAACTCTGGAAACCCAGAGAAGAATGAGGATACCCTGCTGGACTATCCCGACACCAGGAACCTGG TTGCAGATAATCACCTAGCTACATCTCATGATGAACACTTGATCATCATCCCCAGTCCACCTCCCTTAGTCAGTCAGCAAGCTGGGATGAATTCCCCTCCACCACGACGTGCCGCCATCAGAGAGTTCATCGGGACCTATGAGAGCCTGCCGGCACGTTCTGTCCAG GTTTCAGAGTCTCGTGTGGTTGAGTGCCCAAGTATTCAGATAACTACAATCTCCCCAGAAGATGACCCACCTTCCACTGTTTCAAGGTACTGGGATatgggtgatggtggtggtggtggttgctGGGACAGGGAGCGTCTCTACCTTCCACTGCTGGATCCTTTTACTTACCGTGACAGATGCCCCAGCTCCCCAAGTCCTAGCCCTGCCTCCAGCCCCTCTTCCCGAGGATGGCTCAGCCCCGCTTCAAGCTGTGATTCCCtcttggtggaggaggaagacgtgAACGATGCCACAATGAACTTTATGCACTCTCCATCCTCAAGGCCCACATCCCCTGGGGGTAAAAAGCGTAGGAACACACCTTTTGCCTCCCCCGACACAAGGAGAAGCAGTTATTCAGAAGACCTGCATGGCTGCGACCTCGAGGGTGGAGACTCCATCAACCTGACTCAGGCACAGCCAATCAGTTGTGAGCTCAGCATCCCACAGAAAACCAGGAAGACATCACTGGGGCAG TTGTCTCCCAGGGAGGTAGACCAGGAGCAGTCTCCAGGCCCCAGCTCACCCTGCCTGCTCTCAGAGACCCAGAAGACCAGGAGAGAGCCTCCATCACTGGGCATGGACTACCTCTCTGTACCTCCTGCCCTTGCCTGGGGCAGAGCCCGAGTCAATACCCACAGCCCTTTGTTCAG GTCTAATGCGCTGCCACCACTTGACTGGCCACTGCCTTCCCAGTTTGACCAGTATGAGCTACGTATTGAGGTGCAGCCTCGTCCTCACCATAGAGCCCACTATGAAACGGaagggagcagaggagctgtGAAGGCTACACCGACAGGACATCCTGTCGTCAAG GTTTTTGTCGGAACAGCCGATGACCGATCAATCCGGCCACATCCCTTCTATCAGATACACAG GGTGACAGGAAAGATGGTGGGCACTGCCAGTCATGAGAGTGTCCAGGCAGGAACCAAACTTTTGGACATCCCCCTCACGCCCGAGAACAACATGACAGTGCT CATTGACTGTGCCGGGATTCTAAAGCTGAGGAACTCAGACATTGAGCTAAGGAAAGGAGAAACAGATGTTGGAAGGAAGAACACACGTGTCCGTTTAGTATTTCGTGTCCATCTTCCTCTTGCGCCCCCTGTCGCTCCTTCTGGGCGAGTCTTGGCTCTACAGGTTGCCTCATTGCCCATTGAATGCT CCCAGCGTTCAGCTCAGGAGCTTCCCGTTATTGAGTCCATCAGTCTTACTTCTTGCTCAGTTGAGGGAGGGGAAGAACTCATGTTGAGTGGTTCAAACTTCTTGCCAGTCTCAAGAGTCCTGTTTACAGAAAGAGGGACAG ATGGTAAATtccagtgggaggaggaggcccaTGTTGACCGCGACAACAGCAATGAG tgtttgctgtgtgtgaGGATCCCCACCTACAGCGACCTCTCCATCGCTCGCCCAGTGTCCGTTAATCTTTATGTCTCCAatgggaaaaggaaaaggagcagCACTCATTGCTTCAAGTATCTTCCCA TCATGTTTAAAGAAGAGGACCCCTTACTGTCCTCCCTTCAGCCCTCAGCCCAGCACCTGGATAGGGGGACTGTGTGTCAATTGGCTGGTCAGCGTAGCATAGACAGGGGTTTCCACATGAGAAGTGATCCCATGAATAAAGACAGAGGCCTGGGCTTCCACTTTTCTCCCTACCCTTCCACTTACTCCCCTCCCTGTCCAACTATGTCTTGCCCTGATGATTACATCTCCAAACCTGACGTGGTATTGGAGGAGCCCAGGGCAATTCTGTCAGAGCGTCACCCCAGCTTTGAAAacctggagctgggcttcactgagctcctcccccctctgtaTTCCCGTGGGCCACAGGCCCATTCCCCTTCCCCATGGCTGGACTCACCTTACTTGTCCTCTTCACCTTCACCGTCGCACTCTTCCTCTTTTAGCCCATTTCCTGCCAGTAGTCCAAtctccacctcccctctccctcccatcCCCACCTCCCCTTACCTGCAGTGCTCTCCATATCCTCAAGAGGTgtgctcctcccctccttccagACCCAGCCCTTATCAGAACATCAGCTCAACACCATACTCTCAATATGATAGCTGGGAGATGCAAGGAGGAGCAGTGGAAACTGAATATGTCAGAGAGAGGGCTGAAAAAATTCAGGAGTGCCCACTAGAGTTTAACAGCTCTGCGTCTATGCACCATATTACATTTGATGAAG